A stretch of DNA from Desulfosarcina ovata subsp. ovata:
CGATCCGTGCCGGTTGCGAAACACCGGGGAAAATTTTTGCGTCGGTGGCTGCCGCCGATACGCCCCCGCAATTTTGGGGAGATACGACCCTGTGGGCCAAGATCAACGGTCTTGCGGACCGTCTGCCCCCGCGCGTGCGGATTGAAGGGCCCGCCGCCCGCTTGCCGCAATGGGAGAGCGAAGTGCCGCTCGATGAATTCAGAATTAGAGAAGAACAAGACTGCCATCCGTCCGTGCCCCCCTGAACATTCCATGGGGATTTGTATCCGTGATCCACAACATGGAAGCGAGACTTAATTTTACCCAGCATCTGCAAAACGGGGATCCGCTCACCCGCCGGACCGTGCAAGTTCCTAAATTCTGACACAGGAGCGAACGCGTTGAGACCTGCACCAACAGAATTCCTCAGCAGGATCTTGAGGGAAAAAGTCTTCCAAAACAGCCCCAACCCAGGCGATGCGCTGGCCGAACTATCGCGTATGTTTGTCCAAAAGCGCTGCTCCCGGAAAGAGATATTGGTCCATGCCGGTGAAAAATGGTCCCGGATCTATTTCATCCACAAGGGCCTCATACGGCTCTTTTACACCGACCTTAAGGGGCGTGAGTTCAACAAGAGTGTGGGATAGGGACGCCCTTAACATATAAAATTACTTTTTCTAAACCGAATTGATATGAAATTCATATGCCCAGACAATCCCAAATAGATGCCCCCGGCGCCCTTCACCATATAATTGTGCGGGGAATTGAACGGCGGAAAATATTCCTTGATGACCAGGATCGAAACAGCTTTATCGAACGGCTGGGGCACATCGTTGAGCATACGGGAACCATGTGTTACGCATGGGCGCTCATCCCAAACCATCCTCATCTTTTGCTGCGTACCGGCCAGGCGCCAATCGCTACTGTGATGCGCCGTCTTCTGACCGGCCATGCCGTAGGCTTTAACAAACGCCACCGTCGTTCTGGTCACTTGTTTCAGAACCGCTATAAATCGATCTTGTGCCAGGAAGATCCCTGCTTTCTTGAGCTGGTGCGGTACCCAAGGAACGCTTTGAATCTCAACACGCACTCAAGGCCCGAGGAATCGATGTAGACCATTTGGCCCTGCGAGTTGCCGAGTTGCTTGGAATAAACGTCAAGCAAGTGTGGCAGCCAGGAAAAGCGCGCCTTCAGGTGAAGGATGAAATCGATTTTAAAATAGATAAAATACCACCATTTGGAATTTTTCATTTGGTCTTTGACATTCATGGACGCTCTAATTTTGGGAAGAAAAGCAACCCGGAAATCTACATGCGATTGCCCTGCCTCCTCTTGCTAAATACCTTGCCCAATCTTGGATAAATATACTATACAAGCCTGGATGCTGAAATCGGTTTTCAAACCAAGGAGAAAGGGGAAAAATATGCTGAGAAAAAAATTACTTATTATCTGCGGTATCCTGATGCTGGTATTTTGTGGCCAGGCCTTTGGCGCCGGCAAACTGGTCAACGGTATTGACGCCAACTTTCCGCCGTTCGCCTTCATCGACAAGACCGGCCAGCCAAGCGGCTTCGATGTCGAGGCCATGGACTGGGTGGCAAAAGAGATCGGCATGGAGGTTTCCCACCAGCCCATCGAGTGGGACGGCATCATCACCAGCCTGCTGACCAAGAAAATCGATATCATCGCCTCCGGCATGAGTATAACCGAAGAACGGGCCAAGAAAGTCAATTTTTCCATTCCCTACTGGGTCATCAAGCAGGTCATGGTCGCCAAGAAAGATTCATCTCTTACCATCGATGACATTCTCAACGGCAAGAAGGCTGTTGGTGTTCAGCAGGGTACCTCGGAAGCCAAATGGATCAAGCAAGAGGCCGCCAAAAAAGGTTGGAACCTGAAACTGCATTACTACAGCTCCGCCCCGCTGGCCGTTGAAGACGTGCTCAATGGCAGGATCGACGCGGCCGCCATGGACGACGCCCCGGCAAAGGATGCCATGGGTAAGAAGGCCGTCAAGATCGTCGGCACCTTCGGCATGCACGACGAAGAGTTCGGCTATGCGGTCCGCAAGGAAGACACGGAGCTTCTGAAAAAAGTCAACGCCGCGCTTGAGAAGCTGATGGGCACCCCCGAATGGACTGCCTTGATTGAGAAGTATGAGTTGAATAAGTAATTTCTCGACTGAACGGGTTCCGCGACGCACCGTTTCGGGACCCTAATTATTGCCAATGCCAACCGCACTATCAGTCGTCATCGACGCCCTACCTTATCTACTGCAAGGCTCCCTTCTGACGGCAAGCATTGTGGTCGCTGCCATGCTGCTCGGTCTGGTCATCGGAACCTTCATGGCCGTCGGGCTGGTTTACGGCAACAAGGTCGTCCGCTATCTGCTGACGCTCTATCTGTGGATTTTCAGAGGGGTGCCGGTGGTCGTACTGCTCTTTTTGTTCTACTTCGGAATTTTTAATTTTTTCGGCTTACCGTTCAGCGCCTTCACTGCCGTGACCATCGTCCTGGGAATGACCACCGGCGCTTATCAGGCCAATATTTTCAGGGGCGCCATCCTCTCGCTGCCCCAGGGCCAATTCAAGGCGGCCAGCGGCCTGGGCATGACCGACAGCCAGGCCATACGCTGCATCATCCTGCCGCAAATTTTGCGCATTTCCATCCCGGCCTGGTCCAACGAGTTTTCGATCATCCTCAAGGATTCAGCCCTGGCCTTTGTGATCGGCGCGCCGGAAATCATGGCCCGGACCCAGTTCGTGGCTTCCCGCACCTACCAGCACCTGGCCATGTACATCACGGCCGGAGTCATTTACTTTTTTCTCACCTGGGCCGGCGTGATGGCGCTAAGAAAGCTTGAGCAGCATGTACGCATACCAGGCTATTCATATAACGGAAGCCGATGAACGATAAACATTCTATTTTGAAGTGCACGAACATCTCCAAATCGTATGACGATCAACTCATTTTAAGCAATGTCAGCGTAGAGCTGACCAAAGGCGAGATCAAAGTGCTCATCGGCCCTTCCGGAGGCGGGAAAAGCACGCTCTTGCAGTGCATCAATTGTTTGGTAATTCCGGATTCCGGAAAAATCGTTATCGAAGACCACCCCATCCATCTGACTCGCAAACCGGACCTATACCGTCTGCGACAACAGGTCGGCATGATTTTTCAGGATTTCAATTTATTCGATCATCTCACGGCGCTGGAAAACATCACCATCGCTCTGTGCAAGGTCAAGAAACTGGACAAACCGGCAGCCAGAAAACGGGCGCAGATCGAGCTGGAACAGGTGGGGCTGGCCGACAAGGCGACCCTCTACCCGGCCCAGTTATCCGGCGGACAAAAACAACGGGTGGCCATTGCCCGGGCACTGGCCATGGATCCCAAGATTCTGCTGCTTGACGAGCCGACCTCCGCCCTGGACCCCACGCTTATCGGAGAGGTGATCTCGGTCATCAAGGGGCTGGCGGACAAGGGGATGACCATGATCATGGCCACCCATCAAATCAGCCTGATCAACAACATCGCCGACGAAATTCTGTTCATGGAAAAGGGGCGCATCGTGGAACAGGGCGCGCCGTCCGTACTCCTTGGCAAGGGCAATGAAAGCAGGTCCCAGGGGTTTTGCGACAAACTGAATGATCTGGCCGCCGTGGAGGGGTAGCCATGGAACTGTCGCCTTTTTATCAGGAACTTTTCACCAGCCTCAACCGGGGCGTGATCATGTCGGTGGCGCTGATCGTGCCCTCGGCGGTGGGTGGTGTGTTGATCGGCATCCTCGCCGGCACCGTGCGCACCTTCGGCAGCAGAATCGGCAGGGCCATCGGCGATGGCTATGCCGCCGTTTTTCGCGGCACTCCGTTGGTCGTACAACTGTTCGTCATCTATTTCGGTCTGCCCAACCTGGGCATCTACTTCACGCCCTATGCCGCCGCGGTCACCGGCTTTACCCTATGCAGCGGCGCCTATCAGTCGGAATATATCCGCGGAGCACTGCTCTCCATTAAAAACGGCCAGTATTTCGGTGCCCAGGCTCTGGGGTTCACCACTTTTCAAACCATCTTCTGGATCATCGTCCCCCAGGCCATACGACGGGCCATTCACGGGTGCGGCAACGAGATCATCTATCTGATCAAATACTCATCCCTGGCGTTCATTGTCACCTGCATCGAGTTGACCGGCGAAGGCAAAACCATCGCCACCGAGTATTTTCGCTTTACAGAAGTATTCACCATCATCGGGATTTACTATCTCGTGCTGGTCTCCCTGGCTATGCTGATCCTGAAAAAAATTGAAGAATGGCTTTATATTCCCGGCTTCGGCCATCACTAAAAACACCCTTCAACCTGTAATCCAACTGCCATGGCAACTTACACTCCCATCACCGAAGAACTTAAAAACATCGTTCGATCCCAACCAGGTGCTCAACCCAGGGAAAATCTTTCCGTGAAACAACGAGAACGCCTCATGCAAGAACACCTTACACCACAGAACCTGCTTTCCTCCAGCCGCCGGGTGCGAGCCATCTCGCCTTCGGCCACCAAACAGATGGCGATCATCGCCGCACGCGTCGGAGGCTGCGTCTCTCTCGGCCAGGGTGTTCCTTCATTCATCACCCCACCGCACATCATCGAGGCGGTTACCCATGCCTTGAAAAACGATGTGGGTAGCGGGCAATACTCCCTGCAAACCGGGATGACGGCTCTGCGCCAGTGCATTGCTCGCCGTTTTCTTGAGGAGAAAAAAGTAAGCGTCGACCCCGAAAGCGAAATCTGCGTGACAGTTGGCGGCATGGAGGCGCTGTTGGCCACGGTCATGACCGTGGTGGATGAGGGCAACCAAGTTATTCTTCCCTCTCCCACCTACGCCTCCTACACCGAACAGGTTGTGCTCGCCGGCGGCACGCCCGTGTATGTTCCGCTGACCGACAAGTGGGAACTGGGTCTTAAGGCCATTACAGAAGCCATTACCCCGAGAACAAAGGCCCTGATGCTTTGCAACCCGGGCAATCCAACAGGAACGGTTTTTTCCGACGAGCAGGTCCTGGCAATCTGCGAACTGGCAGTCGCCCACGGTTTTGTGGTCATCATCGACGAAGCGTACGACTACATGGTCTATGGCGGTGGCATGCCGGTCAACCCCCTCTCGGTTGAACGGTTTCGCGACAACGTCATCTCCATCTCTTCGCTCTCTAAGAAATACGCCCTTACCGGATGGCGTGTGGGCTGGGTGATCGCTGCGGCCCGGTGGATGGAACAGATCATGAAGGTTCACGACGCAGCAACCATCTGCGCGCCTACCCCTTCCCAGATCGCGGCCCTGGCGGCCATGGAAGGCGATCAGCAATGCGTGCGGGATATGTGCATCGAGCTGACCAAACGAAGGGCGCTTTGCTGCAAGCGCCTTGACCGCCTGAGCGACTATTTCTCCTACGTGCCGCCCAGGGGGGCTTTCTATGTCATGTCCAAATACCGCTTTACCGATGACAATTCCAAGGAGGTGGCCATCCGTCTACTGGAGGAGGCCAAAGTGATCACCATCCCCGGCGGCGCTTTTGGATTAGGCGGCGAGGGGCACCTGCGCTTGTCGTTTGGTGGTGAGGAAAAGGTGATCGATGAAGCCTTTGACCGAATCGAACGGTGGCTGCGGTGAGGAAGGCTTATAAGTTAGGTTGAGTACTCGGTATCCGATATATTGGCGAGACGAAAAATGCACCCGGAATTAATTGGCAATCTCACAAAAAACGGCGGAATCATCTATTTCACAGGTCGTGAACCTGACTCCGAGCGCCGCGCACAGTTCGCTGAAATCTCCGGGCGTCATTCTTCCTGCGCGAAACCCATCCGTACAGACGATGGACCCGTTCTTGCTGGCCGCATAATCGATTGGGCCCACAAGGCCCTCGGCAGACTGGGCTTCGAACCAGGCCAGGCGGTGCGGCCAGAAACGGTCCGAGTAGGATGAGAACAACACGATGCCGCCCCTGCGAGCCACCCGCAGTGCTTCGAGAACAAGGGCCTGTCGGTCGACGTTGAAGGCACAGATGCCGTTCTGGATGCAGACCACGACATCGAAGGCCTTGTCCGGGAAGCCGAGCGCCAGTGCGTCCATGATCAGAAATTCGCACGATTCTTCGCTGTCGAGGCTGCGGGCATAGGCGATGTTCCCGGCGGCGCTGTCTATGCCGACGGTCCGTCTGGCGGCCTTGGCCAGCCGGGTCGTGACCCGGCCGTACCCACAGCCGAGTTCAAGCACGGCATCGGTGGGCCGAATACGATCCAGCACATGGCGGATTTCCGCTTTCAAGTACTGCTCGACGCGCGGGGATGCGATTCGATAGCACCGTTCCAGCCTCTTGCCGGATAGTTTTTCATCGTAATAAACCGAGCCGGCCATGGACCACCTCACTTTTTTTCATCACCATGAAGGCCCAAAATAGAATCGATCATCTCCGAAGACTGGGCCGCCTCTTCTGCGCTACCCTGCCAAACGGTATTGCCGGACTCCAAAACCAGCACGGCGTCGGCCGCTTCCAGGGCGCGCTGGGTACTTTGCTCCACGAGAAGAATGGTCATGCCTTCGCGGTTCAGTTCGCGAATGGCGGCGTAGCAAATATCGATGGCCTTGGGCATGAGTCCCAGGGAGAGTTCGTCCACCATGAGAAGTCGGGGATCGGCCATCAGCGCCCGGCCAATGGCCAGCATCTGCTGTTCGCCGCCGGAGAGGGAACCGGCCTTCTGGCGCAGTCGTTCTCCCAACCGGGGAAACATCTCGATCACCCGGGTCATGTTTTTTTCGCATTGCTCCTTGGACCGGGTATAGCCGCCCGTCACCAGGTTTTCCTTGACGCTCAAATCCTTGAATAGTCTGCGACCTTCCGGGCAAAGGGCGATACCCCGCTTGACGCGTTCCATGGGAGAAAGGTGAGTGATATTTTGATCGTCGTAGAGAACCCGGCCCGAGGTTACCGTGACATGCCCGGCCAAGGCCATGATCAAGGAGGATTTTCCCGCGCCGTTGGCCCCCAGCAAGGCGGTAACGGAACCTTTTTCCACCGACAGGTCCATCTGGTTGACCACCTGCATGTTGCCGTAAGCGCAGCACACCTGTTCCAGCGTTAATAACATCCTTTAGCCTCCAAGGTAGGCAGCCCGCACATCGGGCTGTTTCATGACCTCCATGGGCGCCCCCTGGGCAAGATTGCGACCGTTGTCCAGTACGTGCAGCCGGTCGCTGATGCGCAGCACCTCGCTCAGATTGTGTTCGATCATGACAATGGTAATGCCCTGGTTGGCGATCTCCCGGATGGTATCGGCCAACATGGCTGCCTCCCGGCTGTTGAGACCCGCCAAGGGTTCGTCCAAAAGCAATACCCGGGGAGACTGGGAAAGCGCCCTTGCCACTTCCATGCGCTTGATCACGCCCAGCGGCTGGCTCGAAACCTCCTGGCCGGCAAAAGACTCGATACCCACCCGTTCAAGGCAGGCCATGGCCAGGGTCCTTTCCGGTTTGCGGTCCAGGGTGACCAGAGCCTTCAGGGTCCTGCTCACCTTCTCATGGCCAGCGGCAAACATGACGTTCTCAAGAACGTTCATGTTTGAAAAAGGACGCACGATCTGATGGGTCAAGGCAAGGCCCAGCCGGGCCCGTTTGTGGGTGGGCAGTGCCGTGATGTCTGCGTCCCCCAGGGTCAGGCGGGCCGAAACCGGCGTCACCGTGCCGATGATCACCTTGAGAAGTGTGGTCTTGCCTGCCCCGTTGGGGCCGATCAGGCTGAGCAGTTCGCCTTTTTCGACTTCCAGCGTTACGTCGTCCAAGGCCAGCAGGCCGCCGAATTTAACGGTTACCGAGGAGACGGAGAGTATGCTTGTCATGCGCTTTTCGCCTCCTTCCCACCGAAAATCATCCTGAAAACACCGGCAAGGCCCTCAGGAGCAAAGCGCATCACCGAGAACAACAGCACTCCGTAAAGCAGTAGTTTATAGTCGTTGATAAATCGGAAAAACTCGGGCATGAGCACCAGGATCACGGCCGAAACAACGCAGCCGGCAATGGAGCCGATGCCCCCCACCGCTACTATGGAGAGAATGGTCACCGACTGAATGAACCCGAAGGTGTCCGGAATGATGAAGCGGGTGTAGTAGGTGTAAAGCCCGCCGGCAATGCCGGCCATGGCCGTTCCCATGGCAAAAGCGGCAATCTTGTAGGATTTTACATCCAGGCCGAGAACTTTGGCGGTTTCCTCGTCATTGGCCACGGCCTCGAAGGCAAAGCCCATCCAGGAGCGCTTCACATGCCAGGCAAAAAGGACACAGAAGATGGCCGAGCCCCAGATCAGGCCCAGGAAACCCCATTGGCCAAGGCCGTGGGAAGGAATACCGGAAATACCCATCTCGCCGCCCAACACCTCCTGCTGGCGGACAATACCCACAAATAAAAAGGCAACGCCCATGGTGACGATGGCAAGAAAATCCTCACGGACCCGCAGACTGGTGAGCCCGATCACCGCCCCCACGATACCGGCCAGGATGCATCCGGCGCCAAGGGTGGCAAACAATGGGAACCCGGCCTTGGCGAGCAAGGCGGCGCAGTAGGCCCCGATGCCGAAAAAGGCGGCATGTCCCAAGGAGATCTGGCCGCAGTAACCCGTGATCAGGTTCAGTCCCACGGCCAGGATAATATAGATGCCAACGTTCATCGCCAGGCTGATTTCATAAAGCCCCATCGTTTCACCTCGATGTAAAAAGCCCGGTGGGCCGGATCATGAGAACTATGATCAGGAATGCGAAGGCAATGGCATCCCGGTCGAGAAGACTGCCAAGGTAGATGGTCCCGAAAGCCTCCACCACGCCGAGGACAAGGGAGGCGATGAGGGTACCGCCCACATTGCCGAGCCCTCCTAGAACAATAATGGCAAGGGATTTGTACGAAGGCACCGCCCCCATGGTGGGTTCCACCAGGTTGCTTAAGAGCGCCACCAAAACCCCGGCCACGGCAGCCAACGCCGATCCCATGCCGAACACCAGATAGCGCACCCGGATGGGATCGATACCGAAACAGGCGGCCATCTTGGGATCGTCCACCGTGGCCCGCCATCCCGTGCCCACCTTCGTGCCCTGGGCCACCCAGGCAAGGATGCCCAGCAGCACAAGATTGATGACCACCGTGGCGATCTGGCAGGTCCTTAAATAGATGCCGGCCACCTGGACCACATCCTGAAGCGGCGGGGTGACGAAACTCATACCGAAAGGACCGAAAACCAGGCGAAAAAGCTCCTCCATACCCATGTACAACCCGATGGATGCAATCAGCGCCACGTAGGGCGGGCGGTCCAAAATAGGTTCGTACACCAGGCGGTAGATCAAAATTCCGGCCAGCGCCGCGCCCGTGGCCGCCACGGTTACGCCAATGCCGAGGCTGCCGGTGTGGTTGGTCACCAGCACCCCGAGATAGGCCCCGAGGGTGAACAAACCGGCATGCGCCACATGCAGAACCCGCAGCAGCCCGTAGACCAGGGTCAGACCCACGGCAATGATGGCGTAGGTCGAACCCTGGATCAGTCCCTGGACGACAAGTTCAAGGAACAGCACGTCACAGCTCCTTCTGGGTTGAACAATTAACTGTTAGCTTTCGCCAGCCAATCGTTTTCTTGTTCCTATTTTTCCGGCGGGGCAAGCAGCACGGGATCGTCAATCACGGAATGGCGATGCCAGTTGCCCTCTTTAACCACCTGGTTCTGGACCGCCTTCATCACCTCGCCCAGGGCGTTGAAATGAATGGTCCCGGTGGAGGCCTTCATATGAATGGCGGCCAGGGCATCCCGGATCTTGGCGGGATCGGCGCTGCCGGCGCTTTGAATGGCCAGGGCAGCAGCCCGGACGGCGGTGTGCGCGGAGGCCGCCACCATGTCGGCGGGATAGCCGGCCAGGTCTTCAAAGGCCTTGATGAAGTCGCGAGTTTCGGGAACGTCCGAATCGCGGTCCAGAGAAGTCGTGATAATAACGCCCTCTGCAGCCTTGCCGGCGATCTCGATGAATTTCTGGGAGTCGTATCCCTCCTGCCCGATAACCGGAACGGTCACGCCCGCCGCACGAAGCTGGGTGACCAGGGGACCGGCGGTGAAAAAGTAACCGGAAGCATAGATGGCATCCGGGGCGTCCGCCTTGACCTTGGCCACAATGGCGCCGAACTGGCGGTCCTTGATGGCATATTCGTATTCATTGACAATGGTGATACCGAAATCGGCGGCTTTTTCCTTGAACCCGGCGGCCAGGGATTTACCGAAATCGTTTTTCAGGGTGATCATCACCACCTTTTTCCTGCCGAGAAGTTCTCCGACCAGTTTGGCGCCGGCCCGGCCCTGAACTTCTCCGAGAAAAGAGGTCCGGAAGACATAATCCCCAGCCCTGGTGATGTCGGGATGAATGCCGTAGGCAGAGATAAAGGGAATTTTCGCTTCCTGGAAAATACCGGCGGCAGACCGCGTGGGGGCCGAGTAACTGCCCGACACGCAAACGGTAACCTTGTCCTGGCCGATGAGCTTGTTGGCGATGGGGATGACCTGGGCCGCATTGGCCTGGTCATCGTAGACCACCAATTCCAGTTTTTTGCCAAGCACACCGCCGGTGTCGTTGATCTGCTTGACGGCCAGTTCGGCCCCGAATTTGGCGGATTCGCCGTCCGAGGCGGCAAAACCGGTCAACGGTGCGTTAAACCCGATTTTGATGGAATCCGACGCCCAACCTGTGTTCCAGCACATGGCGACGGCGACAGTGACCAAAATCAACAATGCTCTTTTCATGACTTCCTCCTTTGTTTTCCATAACTGGTTTTCTTTATTTATCTATACAAGTATGGATCTCAAGCCAAGATTTAAGAACCTTCTCGATCAGGGCGTCATCGGCCAGATGGGGAACCGTAATCTGATCGCCGTTGGGGTTCTCCCGGTTGTAGGCCATGGCCACTTCGCGGGCGTTGGGGTTGCCGGCCCAGTTGCGGCGGGCAACGCCGCCCATGACATCCCAGAGCATGGCAGAGCGGATGATGTCGTCCACCAGCGCGCTGCCGTCAAGCACCAGGCCAAACCCGCCGTTGATGGCCTTTCCGATGCCGGTGCCGCCGCCGTTGTGCAGGGCCACCATGCTCATGCCCCTTGCGGCGTTGCCGGCAAAGCAATGGGTGGCCATGTCGGCGCAGACGTTGGAACCGTCATAGATGTTGGCGGTTTCCCGGAAAGGAGAATCCGTGCCACCGGGGTCATGGTGATCCCGGCCGAGCATGATCGGAGCCGACACCTCGCCATTGCGCACCATTTCATTGAACCTGAGCGCAATATCCACCCGGCCCTTGGCATCCTGATAGAGAATTCTCGCCTGGGAGCCCACCACCATTTTGTTCTTCTTGGCATCCCGGATCCAGACGTAGTTGTCCCGATCATAGGGCCGTCTGTCCGGATCGATGCAGGCCATGGCCGCCGCATCGGTCTTGTCCAGGTCATCGGGTTTCTGGCTGAGACAAACCCATCTGAAGGGACCGTAGCCGTAATCGAAAATGGGGCCCATGATGTCTTCGAAATAGGAGGGGAAGATAAATCCGTCCTTGGCGTCGTGGCCGTTCTTGGCGATTTCCGTAACCCCGGCGTCAAACACGGCCTTGAGGAAGGCATTGCCGTAATCGAAGAAATAGGTACCTTTGGCGGTGATGGTTTTGATCAGCTGATAATGTTTCTTGAGACTTTGGTTAACTAAGGATTTGAACTTTTTCCTGTCCTCGGACAAAAGCCGGGTCCGCTCCTCGAAGCTGACGCCCACCGGACAGTATCCACCGTCATAGACCACGTGGCAGGAGGTCTGATCGGACATGAGATCCACCTTGATGTCCTTGTCGATGAGATATTCAATGAGATCCACCACGTTGCCGTGATAGGCAATGGAGGTGTTTTCTCCCGCCTTTGCCGCAGCCACGGCCTTTTGGCAAACCTTTTCAAGATCATCCGAGGCCACATCCACCCACCCCTGGGAGAGCCGGGTCTCGATCCTGGAATAATCCACCTCGGCAATGACGGAGACGGCGCCGGCGATCTTGGCTGCCCTGGGCTGCGCCCCGCTCATGCCGCCCAGACCCGAGGAAACAAAAAGAAGACCTTTGAGGTCGCTGTCCGCCGGCACCCCGCACATCTTCCGTCCCGCGTTGAGCAAGGTGTTGTAAGTGCCGTGGACA
This window harbors:
- a CDS encoding transposase — protein: MPRQSQIDAPGALHHIIVRGIERRKIFLDDQDRNSFIERLGHIVEHTGTMCYAWALIPNHPHLLLRTGQAPIATVMRRLLTGHAVGFNKRHRRSGHLFQNRYKSILCQEDPCFLELVRYPRNALNLNTHSRPEESM
- a CDS encoding ABC transporter substrate-binding protein, with the translated sequence MLRKKLLIICGILMLVFCGQAFGAGKLVNGIDANFPPFAFIDKTGQPSGFDVEAMDWVAKEIGMEVSHQPIEWDGIITSLLTKKIDIIASGMSITEERAKKVNFSIPYWVIKQVMVAKKDSSLTIDDILNGKKAVGVQQGTSEAKWIKQEAAKKGWNLKLHYYSSAPLAVEDVLNGRIDAAAMDDAPAKDAMGKKAVKIVGTFGMHDEEFGYAVRKEDTELLKKVNAALEKLMGTPEWTALIEKYELNK
- a CDS encoding amino acid ABC transporter permease, whose protein sequence is MPTALSVVIDALPYLLQGSLLTASIVVAAMLLGLVIGTFMAVGLVYGNKVVRYLLTLYLWIFRGVPVVVLLFLFYFGIFNFFGLPFSAFTAVTIVLGMTTGAYQANIFRGAILSLPQGQFKAASGLGMTDSQAIRCIILPQILRISIPAWSNEFSIILKDSALAFVIGAPEIMARTQFVASRTYQHLAMYITAGVIYFFLTWAGVMALRKLEQHVRIPGYSYNGSR
- a CDS encoding amino acid ABC transporter ATP-binding protein codes for the protein MNDKHSILKCTNISKSYDDQLILSNVSVELTKGEIKVLIGPSGGGKSTLLQCINCLVIPDSGKIVIEDHPIHLTRKPDLYRLRQQVGMIFQDFNLFDHLTALENITIALCKVKKLDKPAARKRAQIELEQVGLADKATLYPAQLSGGQKQRVAIARALAMDPKILLLDEPTSALDPTLIGEVISVIKGLADKGMTMIMATHQISLINNIADEILFMEKGRIVEQGAPSVLLGKGNESRSQGFCDKLNDLAAVEG
- a CDS encoding amino acid ABC transporter permease codes for the protein MELSPFYQELFTSLNRGVIMSVALIVPSAVGGVLIGILAGTVRTFGSRIGRAIGDGYAAVFRGTPLVVQLFVIYFGLPNLGIYFTPYAAAVTGFTLCSGAYQSEYIRGALLSIKNGQYFGAQALGFTTFQTIFWIIVPQAIRRAIHGCGNEIIYLIKYSSLAFIVTCIELTGEGKTIATEYFRFTEVFTIIGIYYLVLVSLAMLILKKIEEWLYIPGFGHH
- a CDS encoding pyridoxal phosphate-dependent aminotransferase; amino-acid sequence: MQEHLTPQNLLSSSRRVRAISPSATKQMAIIAARVGGCVSLGQGVPSFITPPHIIEAVTHALKNDVGSGQYSLQTGMTALRQCIARRFLEEKKVSVDPESEICVTVGGMEALLATVMTVVDEGNQVILPSPTYASYTEQVVLAGGTPVYVPLTDKWELGLKAITEAITPRTKALMLCNPGNPTGTVFSDEQVLAICELAVAHGFVVIIDEAYDYMVYGGGMPVNPLSVERFRDNVISISSLSKKYALTGWRVGWVIAAARWMEQIMKVHDAATICAPTPSQIAALAAMEGDQQCVRDMCIELTKRRALCCKRLDRLSDYFSYVPPRGAFYVMSKYRFTDDNSKEVAIRLLEEAKVITIPGGAFGLGGEGHLRLSFGGEEKVIDEAFDRIERWLR
- a CDS encoding class I SAM-dependent methyltransferase, with protein sequence MAGSVYYDEKLSGKRLERCYRIASPRVEQYLKAEIRHVLDRIRPTDAVLELGCGYGRVTTRLAKAARRTVGIDSAAGNIAYARSLDSEESCEFLIMDALALGFPDKAFDVVVCIQNGICAFNVDRQALVLEALRVARRGGIVLFSSYSDRFWPHRLAWFEAQSAEGLVGPIDYAASKNGSIVCTDGFRAGRMTPGDFSELCAALGVRFTTCEIDDSAVFCEIAN
- a CDS encoding ABC transporter ATP-binding protein, whose amino-acid sequence is MLLTLEQVCCAYGNMQVVNQMDLSVEKGSVTALLGANGAGKSSLIMALAGHVTVTSGRVLYDDQNITHLSPMERVKRGIALCPEGRRLFKDLSVKENLVTGGYTRSKEQCEKNMTRVIEMFPRLGERLRQKAGSLSGGEQQMLAIGRALMADPRLLMVDELSLGLMPKAIDICYAAIRELNREGMTILLVEQSTQRALEAADAVLVLESGNTVWQGSAEEAAQSSEMIDSILGLHGDEKK
- a CDS encoding ABC transporter ATP-binding protein, whose product is MTSILSVSSVTVKFGGLLALDDVTLEVEKGELLSLIGPNGAGKTTLLKVIIGTVTPVSARLTLGDADITALPTHKRARLGLALTHQIVRPFSNMNVLENVMFAAGHEKVSRTLKALVTLDRKPERTLAMACLERVGIESFAGQEVSSQPLGVIKRMEVARALSQSPRVLLLDEPLAGLNSREAAMLADTIREIANQGITIVMIEHNLSEVLRISDRLHVLDNGRNLAQGAPMEVMKQPDVRAAYLGG
- a CDS encoding branched-chain amino acid ABC transporter permease, translating into MGLYEISLAMNVGIYIILAVGLNLITGYCGQISLGHAAFFGIGAYCAALLAKAGFPLFATLGAGCILAGIVGAVIGLTSLRVREDFLAIVTMGVAFLFVGIVRQQEVLGGEMGISGIPSHGLGQWGFLGLIWGSAIFCVLFAWHVKRSWMGFAFEAVANDEETAKVLGLDVKSYKIAAFAMGTAMAGIAGGLYTYYTRFIIPDTFGFIQSVTILSIVAVGGIGSIAGCVVSAVILVLMPEFFRFINDYKLLLYGVLLFSVMRFAPEGLAGVFRMIFGGKEAKSA
- a CDS encoding branched-chain amino acid ABC transporter permease — encoded protein: MLFLELVVQGLIQGSTYAIIAVGLTLVYGLLRVLHVAHAGLFTLGAYLGVLVTNHTGSLGIGVTVAATGAALAGILIYRLVYEPILDRPPYVALIASIGLYMGMEELFRLVFGPFGMSFVTPPLQDVVQVAGIYLRTCQIATVVINLVLLGILAWVAQGTKVGTGWRATVDDPKMAACFGIDPIRVRYLVFGMGSALAAVAGVLVALLSNLVEPTMGAVPSYKSLAIIVLGGLGNVGGTLIASLVLGVVEAFGTIYLGSLLDRDAIAFAFLIIVLMIRPTGLFTSR